The Alteripontixanthobacter sp. genome has a window encoding:
- the rsmH gene encoding 16S rRNA (cytosine(1402)-N(4))-methyltransferase RsmH: MSGASQTAAPHVPVLLDEVIAALAPQPGDVIVDATFGAGGYTRALLDAGATVHAFDRDPDAIAAANDDAHAWPELTGQPPRLVLHPRRFSEMVDALADADVAEVDGVTMDIGISSMQIDQAERGFAFSASGPLDMRMSQAGESAADFLNSADADTIADVLYDYGEERQSRRVARAIVAARPLETTGDLARVVRSALGYREGAPKDPATRSFQAIRIHVNAELDELRAGLDASEKLLRDGGRLAVVAFHSLEDRIVKRFLRDAAGGTGGSRHLPQAQTSPAMFRNISKAVRASAGELARNPRARSAVLRHAVRTDAPARMAGVAA, from the coding sequence ATGAGCGGCGCGTCCCAAACCGCCGCGCCCCACGTCCCGGTATTGCTGGACGAGGTGATCGCCGCTCTGGCCCCGCAGCCCGGCGACGTGATCGTCGATGCGACTTTCGGTGCGGGCGGCTATACTCGCGCGCTGCTCGATGCAGGGGCCACCGTCCATGCGTTCGACCGCGACCCCGATGCCATCGCAGCGGCCAATGACGATGCCCACGCCTGGCCGGAATTGACCGGCCAGCCACCCCGGCTGGTGCTCCATCCGCGGCGCTTTTCCGAAATGGTCGATGCCCTGGCAGATGCCGACGTGGCCGAGGTCGATGGCGTGACGATGGATATCGGCATATCGTCCATGCAGATCGACCAGGCCGAGCGCGGCTTCGCATTTTCCGCCAGCGGGCCGCTCGATATGCGGATGAGCCAGGCTGGCGAGAGCGCAGCCGATTTCCTCAACAGCGCCGACGCCGACACGATTGCCGATGTGCTGTATGATTACGGGGAGGAGCGCCAGTCGCGCCGCGTCGCCCGCGCGATTGTAGCCGCTCGCCCGCTGGAGACGACCGGCGACCTCGCCCGCGTGGTGCGCAGCGCACTTGGCTACCGCGAGGGCGCGCCCAAGGATCCAGCCACCCGCAGTTTTCAGGCGATCCGCATCCATGTGAATGCGGAGCTGGACGAATTGCGGGCGGGACTAGATGCCTCCGAAAAGCTGCTGCGCGATGGCGGACGGCTGGCTGTGGTCGCTTTTCACAGCCTGGAAGACCGGATCGTGAAGCGTTTCCTGCGCGATGCAGCCGGGGGCACCGGCGGCTCGCGCCATTTGCCGCAGGCCCAGACTAGCCCCGCAATGTTCCGCAATATCTCCAAGGCTGTGCGCGCCTCTGCAGGCGAGCTCGCCCGCAACCCGCGTGCCCGTTCCGCCGTGTTGCGCCATGCGGTCCGCACCGATGCCCCGGCGCGCATGGCAGGCGTGGCGGCATGA
- a CDS encoding 2Fe-2S iron-sulfur cluster-binding protein, translating into MPKLTVTNRDGESSDIDVADGLTVMEAIRDNGFDELLALCGGCCSCATCHIHVDAGQDKALPEMSEDEDDLLESSDHRTENSRLSCQIPFTDELDGLKVTIAPED; encoded by the coding sequence ATGCCCAAGCTGACCGTGACCAACCGCGATGGAGAATCCAGCGACATCGACGTGGCCGATGGCCTTACGGTGATGGAAGCGATCCGCGACAATGGTTTCGACGAACTGCTGGCGCTGTGCGGCGGCTGCTGTTCCTGCGCGACGTGCCACATCCACGTCGATGCGGGACAGGACAAGGCTCTGCCGGAAATGAGCGAGGATGAGGACGACCTGCTGGAAAGCAGCGACCACCGCACCGAAAACTCGCGCCTGTCGTGCCAGATTCCGTTCACCGACGAACTGGACGGATTGAAAGTGACGATCGCGCCCGAAGACTGA
- a CDS encoding cysteine synthase A produces the protein MTAPPLREHTLDLIGNTPLVHLKGPSAAAGCAIYGKCEFTNPGASVKDRAALYIVRDAESSGALKPGGTIVEGTAGNTGIGIALVANALGYKTVIVMPDNQSPEKMDTLRALGAQLVLVPPTKFANPGHFVHTSRRLAEETEGAVWANQFDNTANRKAHIETTAAELWDQLEGRIDGFTCAAGTGGTIAGVGMGLKAFDENVRIALTDPHGAALYNYYQNGELKAEGSSVAEGIGQGRITANLEGAPIDTQFRISDEEGLGWVARLLREEGLCLGLSSGINVAGAIALGKQLVADGRKDPRVATILCDTGFRYLSSLYNPDWLAAKDLPVFDWLRD, from the coding sequence ATGACTGCACCTCCGCTTCGCGAACACACGCTCGATCTGATCGGCAACACCCCGCTAGTCCATCTCAAGGGGCCAAGCGCGGCGGCTGGCTGCGCTATTTACGGGAAGTGCGAATTCACCAACCCCGGCGCTTCGGTGAAAGACCGCGCGGCGCTGTATATCGTGCGCGATGCGGAAAGTTCCGGCGCGCTGAAGCCGGGCGGCACCATTGTCGAGGGGACGGCGGGCAATACCGGGATCGGCATCGCGCTGGTGGCCAATGCGCTGGGTTACAAGACCGTGATCGTCATGCCGGACAACCAGTCGCCGGAAAAGATGGACACGCTGCGGGCGCTGGGCGCGCAATTGGTGCTCGTCCCGCCGACCAAATTCGCCAATCCGGGACACTTCGTCCACACGTCGCGCCGATTGGCGGAGGAAACCGAAGGCGCGGTCTGGGCCAACCAGTTCGACAATACCGCCAACCGCAAGGCCCATATCGAAACAACCGCGGCGGAGCTGTGGGATCAGCTGGAAGGCCGGATCGACGGCTTTACCTGCGCGGCGGGAACCGGCGGCACGATTGCCGGCGTCGGCATGGGGCTCAAGGCGTTTGACGAAAATGTGCGCATCGCGCTGACCGATCCGCACGGCGCGGCGCTGTATAATTACTATCAGAATGGCGAGCTCAAGGCCGAGGGATCGTCCGTGGCCGAAGGGATCGGACAGGGCCGGATCACCGCCAATCTGGAAGGCGCGCCGATCGATACGCAGTTCCGCATTTCCGACGAGGAAGGGCTGGGCTGGGTTGCCAGGCTGCTGCGCGAAGAAGGGCTGTGCCTGGGCCTGTCGAGCGGGATCAATGTGGCCGGTGCGATTGCGCTGGGCAAGCAGTTGGTGGCCGATGGCCGCAAGGATCCGCGCGTCGCCACGATCCTGTGCGATACCGGATTTCGCTATCTGTCATCGCTCTACAATCCGGACTGGCTGGCGGCCAAGGACTTGCCGGTGTTCGATTGGCTGCGCGATTGA
- a CDS encoding penicillin-binding protein 2, which produces MNAVTAPQGRVQLVNFRMRSLDTARMRVLWVALIFAAVALGALARIGFLGLGGGPARATSLEEALLPPRGEITDRNGTPLARAFPAYALWYNPKALGDEGPPLVGDPREVAQKLAAIFPEMDAEQTAERLASGRPGYLRRRVLPDEANRVQQIGEPALNMPREADRHYPQGSMAAHVLGYVAADGKGRVGMEAVLNDHLTDSLTRGDPVALSIDARVQGALEDELRSGMLATNAMGAAGIVLDVDTGEVMALASLPEFDPNKIDADGVDKMFNRVTNQVYELGSTFKPLTVAAAIDAGTVRNFGYRYDASPVKIGRFSIKDSHFIGNSLNVAETLIHSSNTTTARIADELGPEKMRQAMIDLGMSERPYIELPAKGHPIWPGEDWPRLRNMTVGYGHGIAVTPLHLASAYAAMVNGGVWRPATLRKLEAGEAPKGRRVFKASTSSRMRQLLRMIAIYGTGRNADAPGFRVGGKTGSAEKPGAGGYRQTSLVSTFAAAFPMDRPRFVVVAMLDEPKGTTASSFQRTAAWNAAPIVGRLVPRIGPLMGVRPDTTRDVDISDLRPLIGGGN; this is translated from the coding sequence ATGAACGCCGTTACTGCTCCCCAGGGGCGGGTCCAGCTGGTGAATTTCCGCATGCGCTCGCTCGATACCGCACGGATGCGGGTGTTGTGGGTAGCGCTGATCTTCGCCGCCGTGGCGCTTGGCGCATTGGCGCGGATCGGCTTTTTGGGGCTGGGCGGCGGTCCGGCGCGGGCTACTTCGCTGGAAGAGGCGCTGCTGCCGCCGCGCGGCGAGATCACCGATCGCAACGGCACTCCGCTGGCGCGCGCGTTTCCCGCCTATGCGCTGTGGTACAATCCCAAGGCGCTGGGCGATGAAGGCCCGCCGCTGGTCGGCGATCCCCGCGAAGTAGCGCAGAAGCTGGCCGCGATATTCCCGGAAATGGATGCCGAACAAACCGCCGAGCGGCTGGCAAGCGGCCGCCCCGGCTATTTGCGCCGCCGCGTGCTGCCGGACGAGGCCAACCGGGTGCAGCAGATTGGCGAGCCCGCGCTCAACATGCCGCGTGAAGCCGACCGCCATTATCCGCAAGGATCGATGGCCGCGCACGTGCTCGGCTATGTCGCGGCGGACGGCAAGGGACGCGTCGGGATGGAGGCGGTGCTCAACGATCACCTGACCGACAGCCTGACACGCGGCGATCCGGTCGCGCTCAGCATCGATGCCAGGGTACAGGGCGCGCTGGAGGACGAGCTGCGCAGCGGAATGCTCGCCACTAATGCGATGGGCGCGGCGGGCATCGTGCTGGACGTGGATACCGGCGAAGTGATGGCGCTGGCATCGCTGCCCGAATTCGATCCGAACAAGATCGATGCGGACGGGGTGGACAAGATGTTCAACCGCGTGACCAACCAGGTTTACGAACTCGGCTCCACGTTCAAGCCGCTTACGGTGGCGGCGGCGATCGATGCCGGAACGGTGCGCAATTTCGGCTATCGCTACGACGCCTCGCCGGTGAAAATCGGGCGGTTTTCGATCAAGGACAGCCACTTCATCGGTAATTCGCTGAATGTGGCGGAAACGCTGATCCATTCCTCCAACACCACCACCGCGCGCATCGCGGACGAGCTGGGGCCGGAGAAAATGCGCCAGGCGATGATCGATCTCGGCATGAGCGAGCGACCCTATATCGAACTGCCCGCGAAAGGTCATCCGATCTGGCCGGGCGAGGATTGGCCGCGCCTGCGCAACATGACCGTTGGATATGGCCACGGTATCGCGGTGACGCCGCTGCATCTGGCATCCGCATATGCCGCGATGGTCAATGGCGGCGTGTGGCGTCCGGCAACCTTGCGTAAGTTGGAAGCGGGCGAGGCCCCCAAGGGCCGCCGGGTATTCAAGGCCAGCACATCCAGCCGCATGCGCCAATTGCTGCGGATGATCGCGATTTACGGCACCGGGCGCAACGCCGATGCGCCGGGCTTCCGTGTGGGCGGCAAGACCGGCAGCGCGGAAAAACCCGGCGCGGGCGGCTATCGCCAAACCTCGCTCGTCTCGACCTTTGCCGCCGCCTTCCCGATGGACCGTCCGCGTTTCGTGGTCGTGGCCATGCTGGACGAGCCCAAAGGCACCACCGCCAGCTCCTTCCAGCGCACCGCCGCCTGGAACGCGGCGCCGATCGTGGGCCGGCTGGTCCCGCGGATCGGGCCGTTGATGGGGGTTCGCCCGGATACCACGCGCGATGTCGATATTTCCGATCTCAGACCGCTGATTGGCGGGGGCAATTGA
- a CDS encoding ABC transporter: MTRQTRRLALAGLLLLLAGAAALWVWGEREPAPGRANLAIAEDRSKLGLMTSLPIYWGEVGGVEDILAGAGEAGDPHWVRSALETEYRLVPLDTLAGGDGGIAGDLAALDYLLLAQPYTLTPAENVALDMWLRDGGRLLMFADPVLTEHSRFALGDRRRPQDIGLVSGVFARWGLAQSYDEGQPAGLTDLRTGKLTVPVHRRGQFALLPEPPETGDRCFVGSAKLIAKCRIGEGHALIVADAAMLEQPVTPVRSAAFKGLLETAFAR, translated from the coding sequence ATGACTCGCCAGACTAGGCGGCTGGCGCTCGCCGGGCTGCTGCTGTTGCTGGCCGGTGCGGCCGCGCTGTGGGTCTGGGGCGAACGGGAGCCTGCACCGGGCCGCGCGAACCTCGCCATAGCGGAAGATCGCAGCAAACTCGGGCTGATGACATCGCTGCCGATATATTGGGGCGAAGTTGGCGGGGTGGAGGATATCCTGGCCGGGGCGGGCGAAGCCGGTGATCCGCATTGGGTCCGCAGCGCGCTGGAGACCGAATACCGCCTCGTTCCGCTCGACACGCTGGCAGGCGGGGACGGCGGAATTGCTGGCGATCTGGCCGCGCTCGATTACCTGCTGCTCGCCCAGCCTTATACGCTGACACCGGCGGAGAACGTCGCGCTGGATATGTGGCTGCGCGATGGCGGGCGGCTGTTGATGTTTGCCGATCCGGTGCTGACCGAACATTCGCGCTTTGCGCTGGGCGACCGGCGCAGGCCGCAGGATATCGGCCTGGTGTCGGGCGTCTTCGCGCGCTGGGGACTGGCGCAGAGCTATGATGAGGGCCAGCCCGCTGGGCTTACCGATTTGCGCACGGGCAAGCTCACGGTTCCGGTCCATCGCCGGGGGCAATTTGCTCTGTTGCCCGAACCGCCGGAGACCGGAGACCGCTGTTTCGTCGGCTCGGCGAAACTGATCGCGAAGTGCCGGATCGGCGAGGGGCACGCGCTGATCGTGGCCGATGCCGCAATGCTCGAACAACCGGTCACGCCGGTCCGTTCGGCTGCGTTTAAAGGTCTGCTCGAAACAGCTTTCGCACGCTGA
- a CDS encoding DNA-3-methyladenine glycosylase 2 family protein — MVTTAESIRASIDHIAATQPRLAAARDACGYPEPRNRPTGYRTLLRTIVGQQVSVAAAASVWRKLEEELGEAVEPSELLARDFDTLRACGLSRQKQGYARSLCELVEQGELSLDALPADDEEAIAELTRIKGIGRWSAEIYLLFAEGRPDIWPAGDLAVQAGIGKILGYDERPGEKETRALADGWSPHRGAIAIFTWHCYDNPAL; from the coding sequence ATGGTGACCACGGCGGAATCGATCCGGGCAAGTATCGACCACATCGCCGCCACGCAGCCACGCCTGGCCGCCGCACGCGATGCCTGCGGCTATCCCGAACCGCGCAATCGGCCCACCGGCTATCGCACATTGCTGCGCACCATCGTTGGCCAGCAGGTTTCGGTGGCCGCCGCCGCCTCCGTCTGGCGCAAGCTGGAGGAGGAATTGGGCGAAGCAGTGGAGCCGAGCGAGCTGCTCGCGCGCGATTTCGATACGCTGCGCGCCTGCGGCCTGTCGCGCCAGAAACAGGGCTATGCGCGCTCTCTATGCGAGCTGGTGGAGCAAGGCGAATTGTCGCTAGACGCGCTGCCGGCCGATGATGAGGAAGCGATTGCGGAGCTGACCCGGATCAAGGGGATCGGACGCTGGTCGGCGGAAATATACCTGCTGTTTGCGGAAGGCCGCCCCGATATCTGGCCCGCCGGCGATCTGGCCGTGCAAGCCGGGATCGGCAAGATCCTGGGGTACGATGAACGCCCCGGCGAAAAGGAAACCCGCGCGCTGGCCGATGGTTGGTCCCCGCATCGCGGCGCCATCGCGATCTTCACATGGCATTGTTACGACAACCCCGCTCTTTGA
- a CDS encoding division/cell wall cluster transcriptional repressor MraZ, translated as MAARSGTGLWGQAYSPMGEKGRFVLPTFARKKIREASEGRVLCIAKHDKFKCLTGFGLSRVDAFQQQIDREEEIAIRTGAEFDRDTRASQLFGFAEISFDDSGRFILPDHLIALGGVEDGLYFHGAGEFMTIWNPAHLADMGSDWEQAKVTCDSLIAAAEAKAKKK; from the coding sequence TTGGCTGCCAGAAGCGGAACGGGATTGTGGGGTCAAGCCTACTCGCCAATGGGCGAGAAGGGCCGCTTCGTCCTGCCGACTTTCGCCCGCAAGAAAATTCGCGAAGCTTCGGAAGGCCGCGTGCTGTGCATCGCCAAGCATGACAAGTTCAAATGTCTGACCGGCTTCGGCCTGTCGCGCGTCGACGCCTTCCAGCAGCAGATCGACCGGGAAGAGGAAATCGCCATCCGCACCGGCGCCGAATTCGATCGCGACACGCGCGCATCGCAATTGTTCGGTTTCGCCGAGATCTCCTTCGACGATAGCGGGCGGTTCATCCTGCCCGACCATCTGATCGCGCTGGGCGGCGTGGAGGATGGGCTGTATTTCCACGGCGCGGGCGAGTTCATGACCATCTGGAACCCGGCGCATCTGGCCGATATGGGTTCGGATTGGGAGCAGGCGAAGGTCACCTGCGACAGCCTGATCGCTGCCGCCGAAGCCAAGGCGAAAAAGAAATGA